CTTGTATGCTTAGGCAAACATGCCCACAGGGACAGGATTGCCGCTTTGCCGTAAATTCATATGCCGTGGAGGCTCATGTCAAGAGCACCGTGGAATAATTGTAAATGATACTATAAAAATGTACATTTAGTGGAATATAAAAATGTACAATCCAAGCATAAAGTGATAGCCTTTTCATGGGAGGTAAACAACCATGGACAAAGGATTAATCACGCAGCTTCACATACTTAGGTTGAGCGATATTAAACCCAACTTTTCAGAATTAGCTCGTCAGTATGACATTGATCGTAGGACTGTCAAAAAGTATTATGACGGATACGAGGGCAAACCTAAGCATCATAACAAACCAAGCAGACTAGATGAGCATTATGAATTAATTAAAACTAAGCTCTCGCTCAGAGGAGCAAACGTAAGAGCTGTTTACGAATTTATAGTTGATGAAGTAGATACCGGCATCGGTACTTATTCTAACTTCAATAAATATGTCAAATCAAAAGGCTTGAAACCTGTAAAAACTGAAAAAGGTCATCCGCGTTATGAAACAGAAATGGGTGTTCAGGCACAAGTTGATTGGAAGGAAGATGTTACCCTTCACAATCGTTACGGAGAACCATTCACCTTTCAGGTGTTTGATTATAAACTGGGCTATTCTAGATACCCCGTCTTTACTTACAAACTTTATAAAACAAGACAGGATGTATTTGACTGCCTTATAGCATCATTTAAAGCTACAGGCGGTGTACCCAGAGAAATCCTTTTTGACAACATGTCATCTGTTGTTGATCGTGATGGCAAAAAAGCCAACATCAGTAATGAAATGAAGGCTTTTGCCAAGGATATGGGCTTTAAAATAAAGCTTTGCAAACCACGACACGCTTTTACAAAAGGTAAGGTAGAAGCATTAAATAAGTTTCTAGCCTGGTTAGTTCCTTACGAAGGTGAATTTGAAACTGAAGAGGAACTTGTATCGATCCTTAGCAGGATTAATAAAAAGGTATGCGAGCGTGTGTGTGATGAAACCGG
The sequence above is a segment of the uncultured Methanobrevibacter sp. genome. Coding sequences within it:
- the istA gene encoding IS21 family transposase, translating into MDKGLITQLHILRLSDIKPNFSELARQYDIDRRTVKKYYDGYEGKPKHHNKPSRLDEHYELIKTKLSLRGANVRAVYEFIVDEVDTGIGTYSNFNKYVKSKGLKPVKTEKGHPRYETEMGVQAQVDWKEDVTLHNRYGEPFTFQVFDYKLGYSRYPVFTYKLYKTRQDVFDCLIASFKATGGVPREILFDNMSSVVDRDGKKANISNEMKAFAKDMGFKIKLCKPRHAFTKGKVEALNKFLAWLVPYEGEFETEEELVSILSRINKKVCERVCDETGVPPILLFQKEKEYLQSLPSDKVLESYLTHDRQTTVRKDSMVTYMKNKYSVPAEYIGKPVRLKVYNDSLQIYYSTELIVSHRLSDKRLNYKKEHYTQLLSGYMKNDDDIAALAEINLRQMDALL